A region of Fibrobacter succinogenes subsp. succinogenes S85 DNA encodes the following proteins:
- a CDS encoding flippase: protein MPKSVKKNFAYNLLLTLSKYLFPLITYPYVSRVLGVSNIGICNFVDSLIDYFVLFSTLGVGSFGVREIARCKSNLERRNKTFSSLMAINFVGTIIAVVVLVLCTLYVPSLQVYRDFLWIGLVKLFFSLFLIEWLFEGLQEFKYITLRTIAVRFLYVVGVFAFIRSPDDAIIYYALTVGSVFVNALWNWNYSKKFRTFSLSQVSFRIFILPVLVFGYYRMLTYMYTSFNMVFLGFCSGDKEVGYFATATKMYSILMGVFTAFTNVMVPKVSELLSDGNREKIQKIADDTFNILTIVSLPIIIACLFCADEIIFIIAGNGYEGAILPFKIVIFLLLIIGMEQIVIQQFLMASTSNKSIFIVSSVGAVIGILGNIVLTTRLGAVGSAMSWGLSELSVLVVGMYLVKKILGLVFDAKILLKNIGWALCYLPVPIVFSCYLEVPYGLRIAVEGLLMACIFALINLKFNKNELVVTELRKMMQKIHFGKSR from the coding sequence ATGCCCAAATCAGTCAAAAAGAATTTTGCATATAACTTGTTGCTTACTTTAAGTAAGTACCTTTTCCCTTTAATTACATATCCTTATGTATCGAGAGTTCTTGGTGTAAGCAATATCGGTATATGCAATTTTGTCGATAGTCTGATTGATTATTTCGTCCTTTTTTCTACTTTAGGCGTTGGCTCTTTTGGCGTTCGCGAAATTGCAAGGTGCAAAAGTAATCTTGAACGGAGAAATAAGACCTTTTCAAGCCTGATGGCGATTAACTTTGTCGGTACCATTATTGCTGTTGTGGTACTCGTCCTTTGCACGCTCTATGTCCCCAGTCTTCAAGTATATAGGGACTTTCTTTGGATAGGGCTTGTAAAGCTATTCTTTAGCTTATTTTTGATAGAATGGCTTTTTGAGGGCTTGCAGGAATTCAAATATATAACGCTTAGGACTATTGCGGTTCGCTTTCTTTATGTTGTAGGCGTTTTTGCCTTTATTCGCTCTCCAGATGATGCTATAATCTACTACGCATTGACAGTGGGATCTGTTTTTGTGAACGCCTTGTGGAATTGGAATTATTCGAAAAAATTTAGAACATTTTCATTATCCCAGGTCAGCTTTAGAATCTTCATATTGCCTGTTCTGGTGTTTGGGTATTATCGTATGCTGACCTATATGTATACTTCGTTCAATATGGTATTTCTTGGGTTTTGTTCTGGGGATAAGGAAGTTGGCTACTTTGCAACAGCAACGAAGATGTATAGTATCCTAATGGGTGTTTTTACTGCTTTTACCAATGTGATGGTCCCCAAGGTTAGTGAATTGTTGAGTGATGGAAATCGCGAAAAAATTCAAAAGATAGCAGATGATACATTTAATATTTTGACCATTGTCTCGTTGCCCATTATTATTGCCTGCCTGTTCTGCGCCGATGAAATTATTTTCATTATTGCGGGTAATGGTTATGAAGGTGCCATTTTGCCGTTTAAAATCGTTATTTTCCTGTTGCTGATTATTGGAATGGAGCAAATTGTTATTCAGCAATTCCTGATGGCTTCGACATCGAACAAGTCCATTTTCATAGTCAGTTCCGTCGGTGCTGTGATTGGCATTCTTGGCAATATTGTATTGACGACTCGTTTGGGGGCCGTTGGCTCTGCGATGTCCTGGGGCTTGTCTGAATTGTCTGTTCTTGTTGTTGGAATGTACCTGGTGAAAAAAATCCTGGGCCTTGTATTTGACGCGAAAATCCTATTGAAGAACATCGGCTGGGCGTTATGCTATCTCCCGGTGCCGATTGTTTTTAGCTGTTATTTAGAAGTCCCGTATGGGTTACGGATTGCTGTAGAAGGCTTGCTCATGGCCTGTATCTTTGCGTTGATAAACCTGAAATTCAACAAGAATGAGCTTGTGGTAACGGAACTGCGTAAAATGATGCAGAAAATCCATTTCGGAAAGAGCCGCTGA
- a CDS encoding LicD family protein, with the protein MIDRDLQAKFRKRFNPDGSILRRAQLRMLEMLKFIDGICLENEIDYWLDCGTLLGAARHGGFIPWDDDVDICMTRESYLKFKKIMLTQNPSKEFVLQCDETDSGFYSTWDVLRDLKSEYLQDSPLHKMRKYRGVQVDIFYQDDQVSDFFCKKMMFCYEKAVQRVILSSSIIAKILRPLLPLNYVVIKKIIPPLLRFIYHKRNDYYRLPYGAPWDEKRYKKYIFPIGRIEFEGSMFCAPCNVDAYLTDLYGDWNKVPEDDKIQTHNVVVRFFDDD; encoded by the coding sequence ATGATTGATCGAGATTTGCAAGCTAAATTTCGAAAGCGCTTTAATCCTGATGGATCAATTTTGCGTCGGGCTCAACTTCGGATGCTTGAAATGCTTAAGTTTATAGACGGCATCTGTTTGGAAAATGAAATTGACTATTGGCTAGATTGCGGAACCTTGCTGGGTGCCGCTAGGCATGGAGGCTTTATTCCTTGGGATGACGATGTGGATATTTGTATGACCAGGGAGAGTTATCTAAAGTTTAAAAAAATAATGCTTACGCAAAATCCTAGTAAAGAGTTTGTGCTGCAGTGCGATGAAACTGATAGCGGTTTTTACTCTACGTGGGATGTGCTACGTGATTTGAAAAGTGAATATTTGCAGGATTCTCCGCTTCACAAAATGAGAAAATATCGAGGTGTGCAGGTGGATATTTTTTATCAGGATGACCAAGTAAGCGATTTTTTTTGTAAAAAGATGATGTTCTGTTATGAAAAAGCGGTTCAACGTGTTATATTATCATCTTCGATAATTGCAAAAATTTTGAGACCGTTGTTGCCGTTAAATTATGTGGTAATAAAAAAAATCATCCCGCCCCTTTTGCGATTCATATACCATAAAAGAAATGATTATTACAGATTGCCTTATGGAGCGCCTTGGGATGAAAAAAGATACAAGAAGTATATTTTCCCGATAGGGCGTATTGAATTTGAAGGTTCCATGTTTTGTGCTCCCTGTAATGTTGATGCCTATCTTACAGACCTTTATGGGGATTGGAATAAAGTTCCTGAAGATGACAAAATTCAAACGCATAATGTTGTCGTCCGATTCTTCGATGATGATTAG